A genome region from Glycine max cultivar Williams 82 chromosome 5, Glycine_max_v4.0, whole genome shotgun sequence includes the following:
- the LOC100796396 gene encoding uncharacterized protein — protein MAHTLHKPFSILLLLYFTFSFASQHSHHGFSILDSDFDALYGDYTPPSPPPPPPLPHPPSLTCLEGLNGTGSLTTTCDLNSSLIFNSDVYIEGNGSLNILPGVNLSCPVSGCVILINVSNEFSLQSGAAIVAGTVLVASRNATLFGGSVINVTGLAGAPPAQTSGTPSGTQGAGGGHGGRGATCVSDNTKLPDDVWGGDAYSWSSLDEPWSYGSKGGTTSKEEKYGGEGGGRIKFAVVDSIDVSGDLLANGGDGGMKGGGGSGGSIYVKAHRITGTGTISATGGGGFAGGGGGRVSINVFSRHDNTKFFIHGGISLGCSRNAGAAGTYYDAVPRSLTICNHNLSTQTDTLLLEFPKVPLWTNVYVQNQAKALFPLYWSRVQVGGLIRLTYGAVLSFGLAHYGSSEFELMAEELLMSDSVVKIYGALRMSVKIHLMLNSKMLIDANGDQIVATSLLEASNLVVLKDSSVIHSNANLGVHGQGSLNLSGAGNLIEAQHLILSLFFSINVGPGSVLRGPLEASGDDMTPQLYCEVENCPVELLHPPEDCNVNSSLAFTLQICRVEDVIVEGTITGSVVHFHWIRNIDVSYSGVISVSGLGCTGGLGRARYFENGIGGGGGHGGYGGDGYYNGNFIEGGSTYGDVDLPCELGSGSGNNSLAGATAGGGIIVMGSLEHSLSSLTLNGSLRADGESFGDDPRGKDGGITSSIGPGGGSGGTVLLFIQTLALGDSSIISTAGGQGSPSGGGGGGGGRVHFHWSNIPVGDEYVPLASVKGSIITGGGFGGGQGLPGKNGSISGTACPRGLYGIFCEECPVGTYKDVSGSDRALCHDCPPDELPHRAIYISVRGGVAETPCPYKCISDRYHMPNCYTAFEELVYTFGGPWLFGLLLLGLLILLALVLSVARMKYVAGDDLPAVTPARNDTRLNHSFPFLESLNEIMETNRSEESQSHVHRLYFHGPNTFSEPWHLLHCPPEQVKDIVYEDAFNRFVDDINSLATYHWWEGSIYSILCIIAYPLAWSWLQMCRRKKLQKLREFVRSEYDHACLRSCRSRALYEGLKVAATSDLMLGYLDFFLGGDEKRPDLPPRLYQRFPMSIIFGGDGSYMSPFSIHSDNILTSIMSQSVPPTIWYRLVAGLNAQLRLVRRGHLKITFGPVISWLDVYANPKLATYGVRVDLAWFQPTASGYCQFGLVVYATENESMSSSCEGYDDSRITEKETCLLSSPRNPARYMRSNEHLMMPRRISGGILHAKSLRTLKEKKTVCYPFAFIIYNTKPVSHQDLVGLVISIILLGDFILVLLTLLQMYSLSLLSFFLVLFVLPLGVLFPFPSGISALFSQGPRRSAGLARLYALWNLMSLVNVVVAFFCGFIHYTARSHKLYNFQSWNFSMDESEWWILPSGLALCKIIQARLVDCHVANQEIQDPSLYSSDTNVFWNS, from the exons ATGGCTCACACTCTTCACAAACCCTTTTCCATACTATTATTGTTATACTTCACTTTTTCCTTCGCTTCACAACACTCACACCATGGATTCTCGATCCTCGATTCCGATTTCGACGCGCTCTACGGCGACTACACGCCCCCTTCTCCGCCGCCGCCGCCTCCGTTGCCTCACCCGCCCTCCCTCACGTGCCTGGAGGGTCTCAACGGGACGGGCTCCCTGACCACCACATGCGATCTCAATTCCAGCCTAATTTTCAATAGCGACGTGTACATAGAAGGGAACGGAAGCTTGAACATACTTCCCGGCGTGAATTTGAGTTGCCCCGTGTCTGGCTGCGTTATTTTGATTAACGTCAGTAACGAATTTAGTTTGCAGAGTGGTGCGGCAATAGTTGCAGGGACAGTGCTTGTGGCGTCGCGGAACGCCACCTTGTTTGGCGGTTCCGTAATAAACGTGACCGGATTGGCCGGGGCGCCACCGGCGCAGACGAGTGGGACGCCGTCGGGGACGCAGGGGGCGGGCGGAGGGCACGGCGGGAGAGGTGCCACGTGTGTTTCGGATAATACAAAGCTTCCGGACGATGTGTGGGGTGGGGATGCGTATTCTTGGTCGTCGTTGGATGAGCCGTGGAGTTATGGGAGTAAGGGTGGGACGACTAGTAAGGAGGAGAAGTATGGTGGGGAAGGAGGCGGGAGGATTAAGTTTGCAGTTGTGGACTCCATTGATGTGTCTGGGGATCTCTTGGCAAATGGAGGGGATGGAGGGATGAAGGGTGGAGGAGGTTCTGGTGGCAGCATTTATGTTAAAGCTCATAGAAT AACTGGAACTGGCACAATCAGTGCCACTGGAGGTGGTGGGTTTGCTGGCGGTGGAGGAGGAAGAGTTTCAATTAATGTCTTCAGCAGACATGACAATACAAAATTCTTCATTCATG GAGGAATTAGTCTTGGATGTTCCAGAAATGCTGGTGCTGCAGGGACATATTATGACGCTGTTCCTCGGAGTCTTACCATTTGCAATCATAACTTGTCTACTCAAACTGATACTCTTCTGTTAGAGTTTCCTAAAGTGCCTCTTTGGACAAATGTTTATGTCCAGAATCAGGCCAAAGCATTGTTTCCTTTATATTGGAGCCGTGTTCAG GTTGGTGGACTAATTCGCTTGACTTATGGTGCTGTTCTAAGCTTTGGGCTTGCTCATTATGGTTCATCAGAGTTTGAGTTAATGGCGGAAGAGCTTTTAATGAGTGACTCTGTAGTCAAG atatATGGAGCTCTTCGTATGTCTGTCAAGATTCACCTGATGTTGAATTCAAAGATGCTTATAGATGCCAATGGTGATCAAATTGTTGCAACATCCTTACTTGAAGCTAGCAACTTAGTAGTTCTCAAG GATTCTTCTGTTATTCATTCTAATGCAAATTTGGGAGTTCACGGGCAAGGATCTTTGAACTTGTCCGGAGCTGGAAACTTGATTGAAGCGCAACATCTGATTTTGTCATTGTTTTTTAGTATCAAT GTTGGCCCTGGATCTGTTCTAAGAGGACCTTTAGAGGCTTCTGGTGATGATAT GACTCCACAACTTTACTGTGAAGTTGAAAATTGCCCTGTGGAATTGCTTCATCCACCTGAAGATTGTAATGTTAATTCATCACTGGCTTTCACTCTTCAG ATATGTCGGGTTGAAGATGTTATTGTTGAAGGCACCATAACTGGTTCTGTTGTGCACTTTCACTGGATTAGAAATATAGATGTTTCTTATTCAGGAGTAATCAGTGTGTCTGGGCTGG GCTGTACTGGTGGGTTAGGTAGGGCAAGGTATTTTGAAAATGGTATTGGTGGTGGAGGTGGACATGGAGGATATGGTGGGGATGGATATTACAATGGCAATTTCATTGAAGGTGGTTCCACATATGGGGATGTTGATTTGCCGTGTGAACTTGGAAGTGGCAGTGGAAATAATAGCCTAGCTGGTGCAACTGCTGGTGGTGGCATCATTG TGATGGGTTCACTGGAGCACTCACTGTCAAGTTTGACTTTGAATGGCTCACTTAGAGCCGATGGGGAAAGCTTTGGAGATGACCCAAGAGGGAAGGATGGTGGGATTACTTCAAGCATTGGTCCTGGTGGTGGTTCTGGTGGAACTGTTCTTTTGTTTATTCAGACTTTGGCACTTGGTGACTCTTCTATAATCTCAACTGCTGGAGGACAAGGTAGTCCTAGTGGTGGTGGGGGTGGAGGTGGCGGAAGGGTTCACTTTCATTGGTCTAATATTCCAGTTGGAGATGAATATGTCCCTTTAGCAAGTGTTAAGGGAAGCATTATTACTGG AGGAGGATTTGGTGGAGGTCAGGGCCTTCCTGGAAAAAATGGATCTATCAGTGGAACTGCTTGTCCCAGAGGGCTTTATGGTATCTTTTGTGAG GAATGCCCTGTTGGTACTTATAAAGATGTCAGTGGGTCTGATAGAGCTCTTTGTCATGATTGTCCCCCTGATGAGCTTCCACATCGTGCCATATATATTTCTGTTCGag GTGGTGTGGCAGAGACTCCTTGTCCATACAAGTGCATTTCTGATAGATATCACATGCCAAACTGCTATACAGCTTTTGAAGAGTTGGTCTACACTTTTGGTGGGCCATGGCTCTTCGGTCTTCTACTCTTGGGTCTTCTTATCTTGCTTGCTCTAGTTCTCAGTGTTGCACGAATGAAATATGTAGCTGGCGATGATTTACCAGCTGTTACGCCTGCTCGAAATGACACTCGACTGAAccactcttttccttttcttgaaTCACTGAATGAG ATTATGGAAACAAACAGAAGTGAGGAATCTCAGAGTCATGTGCACAGGTTGTATTTCCATGGCCCAAATACATTCAGTGAACCTTGGCATCTACTTCATTGTCCTCCAGAGCAAGTAAAAGATATTGT ATATGAAGATGCCTTCAATAGATTTGTGGATGACATTAATAGTTTAGCTACTTATCACTGGTGGGAAGGGTCTATTTACAGTATCCTTTGCATCATTGCATATCCCCTTGCTTGGTCATGGCTTCAAATGTGTCGGAGAAAGAAATTACAGAAACTTAGAGAATTTGTTCGATCAGAGTATGACCATGCATGCTTGCGCTCTTGCCGTTCACGAGCACTTTATGAAGGGCTGAAG GTAGCTGCAACATCTGATCTGATGCTGGGATATCTGGATTTCTTCCTTGGTGGGGATGAGAAAAGACCTGATCTGCCTCCTCGTCTTTATCAAAGATTTCCCATGTCTATAATTTTTGGGGGAGATGGAAGTTACATGAGTCCTTTCTCTATTCACAGTGATAATATTCTTACTAGCATCATGAGTCAG TCTGTTCCACCAACTATATGGTATCGATTAGTGGCTGGTCTTAATGCTCAACTACGATTGGTTCGCCGTGGACATCTAAAAATAACTTTTGGTCCTGTTATCAGCTGGCTTGATGTATATGCAAACCCTAAGTTGGCTACATATGGGGTACGTGTTGATCTTGCATGGTTTCAACCTACAGCTTCTGGATATTGCCAATTTGGACTTGTGGTATATGCTACTGAGAATGAAAGCATGTCCTCATCATGCGAAGGTTATGATGATTCAAGAATAACTGAAAAGGAGACATG TTTACTTTCAAGTCCCAGAAACCCTGCGCGCTACATGAGAAGCAATGAACACCTGATGATGCCTAGAAGGATATCTGGTGGGATATTGCATGCCAAAAGCCTAAGAACACTTAAAGAGAAGAAAACTGTATGCTATCCGtttgcttttattatttataatacaaagcCAGTCAGTCATCAG GATCTAGTTGGTCTGGTTATCTCTATAATACTCCTGGGAGATTTTATCTTAGTATTGCTCACCTTGCTTCAGATGTACTCGCTGTCTCTGTTGAGCTTCTTCTTAGTTTTATTTGTCCTCCCTCTTGGTGTCCTATTTCCATTTCCATCTGGAATCAGCGCTTTGTTTAGTCAAGGACCTAGGAGATCAGCTGGGCTTGCTCGACTGTATGCTTTGTGGAATCTAATGTCCCTAGTCAACGTA GTAGTTGCCTTCTTTTGTGGCTTTATACATTATACAGCTCGTTCACATAAGCTTTACAACTTTCAATCCTGGAATTTTAGTAT